A genomic region of Magnolia sinica isolate HGM2019 chromosome 6, MsV1, whole genome shotgun sequence contains the following coding sequences:
- the LOC131249474 gene encoding vacuolar protein sorting-associated protein 32 homolog 1-like, whose product MDEINEQTENMKQIQEALSTPIGTAADFDENELEAELEELEGAELEEHLTDCFHHVEILTLFFSLSGLSSNRKCLLDGNFL is encoded by the exons ATGGATGAGATCAACGAGCAGACTGAGAACATGAAACAGATTCAGGAAGCACTGTCTACTCCTATTGGCACAGCAGCTGATTTTGATGAA AATGAACTGGAGGCAGAGCTCGAGGAATTGGAGGGAGCTGAGTTGGAGGAACATCTTACTGATTGCTTCCATCATGTGGAAATTTTGAcattgtttttttctctttctgGGTTGTCTTCCAACAGGAAATGCCTTTTGGATGGAAACTTTTTATAA